One genomic segment of Hordeum vulgare subsp. vulgare chromosome 2H, MorexV3_pseudomolecules_assembly, whole genome shotgun sequence includes these proteins:
- the LOC123427687 gene encoding mannosyl-oligosaccharide 1,2-alpha-mannosidase MNS1-like isoform X1 → MARRSSSSSSSGAWRYLNPAYYLKRPKRLALLFFVFVAATFAFWDRQSLVSEYECPSCVRVNEDILFSQEILVTAYVFDVITDGKSEISQLKNEINQLHGQLRKAGIQLEENPAIGIPRKDLVEIDPINNERREKVKEAMLHAWNSYVKYAWGMDELQPQSKNGVNSFGGLGATLVDSLDTLYIMGLRDEFQKARDWVAESLSFDKDYDASVFETTIRVVGGLLSAYDMSGDKVFLEKAKDIADRLLPAWDTTSGIPYNSINLAHGRAHNFGWTNGDSILADSGTEQLEFIALSQRTGDPKYQLKAENVIRQLQKIYPSDGLLPIYINPQSGQASYSTITFGAMGDSFYEYLLKVWIQGNKTESVKHYRQMWETSMEGLISLTRQTTPSNYTYICEKSGGSLSHKMDELACFAPGMLALGASGYGPEKAKQIMNLAEELARTCYNFYQTTPTKLAGENYYFHAEQDMNVGTSWNILRPETVESLMYLWRLTGNKTYQDWGWDIFQAFEKNSRIASGYVGLRDVNSGEKDDKMQSFFLAETLKYLYLLFSPPSVVSFDEWVFNTEAHPLRIVPTHGSNGQSIETATPVVRPFGRKQGKQG, encoded by the exons ATGGCTCGccggtcctcgtcctcctcctcgtcggggGCGTGGCGCTACCTCAACCCCGCCTACTACCTCAAGCGGCCCAAGcgcctcgcgctcctcttcttcgtcttcgtcgccgCCACCTTCGCCTTCTGGGACCGCCAATCGCTCGTCAGCGAGTACGAG TGCCCTTCTTGTGTGAGAGTGAATGAAGATATATTATTCAGTCAAGAAATTTTGGTAACGGCTTATGTATTTGACGTCATCACAGATGGCAAG TCTGAGATTTCCcaattaaaaaatgaaataaaccaGTTGCATGGTCAG TTAAGGAAGGCTGGTATTCAACTGGAAGAAAATCCAGCAATTGGAATTCCCAGAAAAGATCTTGTAGAGATTGATCCTATTAATAATGAAAGGAGGGAAAAGGTCAAGGAGGCTATGCTCCATGCCTGGAATTCCTATGTAAAGTATGCATGGGGAATGGATGAGCTTCAG CCGCAATCAAAGAATGGTGTTAATAGCTTTGGTGGTCTCGGGGCAACCCTTGTGGACTCGCTAGATACACTGTATATAATGGGCCTAAGAGATGAGTTTCAGAAAGCCAGAGA CTGGGTGGCAGAGTCATTAAGCTTTGACAAGGATTATGACGCAAGCGTTTTTGAAACGACCATAAG GGTTGTTGGAGGTCTCCTCAGTGCATATGATATGTCCGGTGACAAAGTATTTCTCGAAAAGGCGAAGGATATTGCTGATCGATTGTTACCTGCCTGGGATACAACATCTGGTATCCCTTATAATTCAATCAACTTAGCTCATGGCCGAGCTCATAATTTTGGATGGACCAAC GGTGATAGTATCCTTGCGGATTCTGGAACGGAGCAACTTGAATTTATAGCTTTGTCCCAGAGAACCGGAGATCCTAAGTATCAACTAAAG GCAGAAAATGTCATTCGACAGCTTCAGAAGATATATCCAAGTGACGGCTTACTTCCTATCTATATAAATCCTCAGTCAGGACAAGCATCATACTCAACAATAACATTCGGTGCTATGGGAGATAG CTTCTACGAGTACTTGCTCAAGGTCTGGATTCAGGGGAATAAAACCGAGAGCGTAAAACATTACAG ACAAATGTGGGAGACATCAATGGAAGGTTTAATAAGCTTGACCAGGCAAACTACACCCTCTAATTACACATATATCTGCGAGAAAAGTGGTGGCTCGTTGTCTCACAAG ATGGATGAACTTGCATGCTTCGCCCCTGGTATGCTGGCACTTGGAGCCTCTGGTTATGGGCCTGAAAAAGCTAAACAAATTATGAATCTTGCAGAAGAG CTTGCTCGGACCTGTTATAACTTCTACCAAACAACTCCCACAAAATTGGCTGGAGAGAATTATTATTTTCATGCTGAACAG GATATGAATGTGGGCACGTCATGGAATATCTTGAGACCAGAGACTGTGGAATCACTTATGTACCTGTGGCGCCTTACGGGGAATAAAACATACCAAGATTGGGGATGGGACATATTCCAGGCATTTGAGAAAAACTCCCGCATAGCATCTGGATACGTGGGACTAAGGGAT GTGAATAGTGGTGAAAAGGACGACAAGATGCAGAGCTTCTTCCTAGCAGAGACGCTCAAGTACCTCTATCTGTTGTTCTCCCCTCCGTCAGTCGTATCTTTCGATGAGTGGGTCTTCAACACTGAAGCTCACCCTTTGAGAATCGTTCCGACACATGGTAGTAACGGTCAGTCAATTGAAACTGCAACGCCAGTGGTCCGACCATTCGGTAGGAAGCAAGGGAAACAGGGGTAG
- the LOC123427687 gene encoding mannosyl-oligosaccharide 1,2-alpha-mannosidase MNS1-like isoform X2 encodes MARRSSSSSSSGAWRYLNPAYYLKRPKRLALLFFVFVAATFAFWDRQSLVSEYESEISQLKNEINQLHGQLRKAGIQLEENPAIGIPRKDLVEIDPINNERREKVKEAMLHAWNSYVKYAWGMDELQPQSKNGVNSFGGLGATLVDSLDTLYIMGLRDEFQKARDWVAESLSFDKDYDASVFETTIRVVGGLLSAYDMSGDKVFLEKAKDIADRLLPAWDTTSGIPYNSINLAHGRAHNFGWTNGDSILADSGTEQLEFIALSQRTGDPKYQLKAENVIRQLQKIYPSDGLLPIYINPQSGQASYSTITFGAMGDSFYEYLLKVWIQGNKTESVKHYRQMWETSMEGLISLTRQTTPSNYTYICEKSGGSLSHKMDELACFAPGMLALGASGYGPEKAKQIMNLAEELARTCYNFYQTTPTKLAGENYYFHAEQDMNVGTSWNILRPETVESLMYLWRLTGNKTYQDWGWDIFQAFEKNSRIASGYVGLRDVNSGEKDDKMQSFFLAETLKYLYLLFSPPSVVSFDEWVFNTEAHPLRIVPTHGSNGQSIETATPVVRPFGRKQGKQG; translated from the exons ATGGCTCGccggtcctcgtcctcctcctcgtcggggGCGTGGCGCTACCTCAACCCCGCCTACTACCTCAAGCGGCCCAAGcgcctcgcgctcctcttcttcgtcttcgtcgccgCCACCTTCGCCTTCTGGGACCGCCAATCGCTCGTCAGCGAGTACGAG TCTGAGATTTCCcaattaaaaaatgaaataaaccaGTTGCATGGTCAG TTAAGGAAGGCTGGTATTCAACTGGAAGAAAATCCAGCAATTGGAATTCCCAGAAAAGATCTTGTAGAGATTGATCCTATTAATAATGAAAGGAGGGAAAAGGTCAAGGAGGCTATGCTCCATGCCTGGAATTCCTATGTAAAGTATGCATGGGGAATGGATGAGCTTCAG CCGCAATCAAAGAATGGTGTTAATAGCTTTGGTGGTCTCGGGGCAACCCTTGTGGACTCGCTAGATACACTGTATATAATGGGCCTAAGAGATGAGTTTCAGAAAGCCAGAGA CTGGGTGGCAGAGTCATTAAGCTTTGACAAGGATTATGACGCAAGCGTTTTTGAAACGACCATAAG GGTTGTTGGAGGTCTCCTCAGTGCATATGATATGTCCGGTGACAAAGTATTTCTCGAAAAGGCGAAGGATATTGCTGATCGATTGTTACCTGCCTGGGATACAACATCTGGTATCCCTTATAATTCAATCAACTTAGCTCATGGCCGAGCTCATAATTTTGGATGGACCAAC GGTGATAGTATCCTTGCGGATTCTGGAACGGAGCAACTTGAATTTATAGCTTTGTCCCAGAGAACCGGAGATCCTAAGTATCAACTAAAG GCAGAAAATGTCATTCGACAGCTTCAGAAGATATATCCAAGTGACGGCTTACTTCCTATCTATATAAATCCTCAGTCAGGACAAGCATCATACTCAACAATAACATTCGGTGCTATGGGAGATAG CTTCTACGAGTACTTGCTCAAGGTCTGGATTCAGGGGAATAAAACCGAGAGCGTAAAACATTACAG ACAAATGTGGGAGACATCAATGGAAGGTTTAATAAGCTTGACCAGGCAAACTACACCCTCTAATTACACATATATCTGCGAGAAAAGTGGTGGCTCGTTGTCTCACAAG ATGGATGAACTTGCATGCTTCGCCCCTGGTATGCTGGCACTTGGAGCCTCTGGTTATGGGCCTGAAAAAGCTAAACAAATTATGAATCTTGCAGAAGAG CTTGCTCGGACCTGTTATAACTTCTACCAAACAACTCCCACAAAATTGGCTGGAGAGAATTATTATTTTCATGCTGAACAG GATATGAATGTGGGCACGTCATGGAATATCTTGAGACCAGAGACTGTGGAATCACTTATGTACCTGTGGCGCCTTACGGGGAATAAAACATACCAAGATTGGGGATGGGACATATTCCAGGCATTTGAGAAAAACTCCCGCATAGCATCTGGATACGTGGGACTAAGGGAT GTGAATAGTGGTGAAAAGGACGACAAGATGCAGAGCTTCTTCCTAGCAGAGACGCTCAAGTACCTCTATCTGTTGTTCTCCCCTCCGTCAGTCGTATCTTTCGATGAGTGGGTCTTCAACACTGAAGCTCACCCTTTGAGAATCGTTCCGACACATGGTAGTAACGGTCAGTCAATTGAAACTGCAACGCCAGTGGTCCGACCATTCGGTAGGAAGCAAGGGAAACAGGGGTAG